TAAATGAAAATGCTATATCTGTTAAAACATTATTATTACCGTCAAATAAAACTAATAATAAATATTTGTATTATCATATTGCAAATTCTAAGGCAATACTTAAGAAATATGCAGTTGTTGAGGTTCTCCAAAATAATGTACTAACATTAGACCCATCTGATTTTGAAAAAGGCGATGTTCTTAGAATTTATTATTTAGGTTATATGCTAGAAAAACAATTTTAAATTTTTGTAAAAATGAAATACATTGCATTTATTTGTATATTGTTTGTATCATACAGCTCATATGCTCAGAACGTGCTTTTAGAAGAAGAGCCAACAAATGACACAATAATTCCTAAAACTGGTCCGAATTTAAAAAAGTTTAATCTTTTTTATGTCGGATATGAATTTGTCGCTGATGACTTTTCGGAAAATACTGCAAAGGTTAGAAATGGAGCTTCTAACGTTGTTTTTTTTGGATTCAGACACAAAATGAAAATTAGTAATTTTTGGTCAGTGGGCTATGATATAAGTATGATGTCTTCAACTTATAGCATTAAACAAAATTCGAAAAAAACTTTTCCTTCTGTTGGTATTCATAAAAAAGAAAGAATAGCTGTTGGTGGATTGGGATTACAATTGTTTACACGTTTTAATTTTGACAGGAGAGGAAATAAATTAGGAAAATACCTTGACATTGGAGGTTATGCAAACTGGGATTTTTCAAATAATCATTTTACTAAAGATAAAACTGTTGCTGCAGATAGTAGTAATGCTTCTGTAATCAATGTTACGGAACAAAATTTAAAATATTTTGAAAACTATGAGTATGGCGTAAAAGCTCGTTTAGGTTCAAATCATATTGCAATTTGTGCAACTTATCGTATTTCTGATTTAATAAAACCCAGTTTTAGTTATTATCCCGAATTACCTAAGTTAAGTGTAGGACTAGAAATAGGATTTTATTAGTATTCCAAGTTATCCATTGTGGTTACCAAAGTGTAGGAGGACTAAAAACGTTTTTTTTACGATTAAAATCTATTGAATGGATAATGAACTAAATCCTTCATTTCGTAACACTCCATTATAGATGATAAAAGAGACTGTTGTCCATAGCGTTGTCCTACAATCATCCTTAGCTACCTAACCTGAGTCTGGCGAAGTGGAGTCGATAATGTATAATTCATATAATCAGATATATATTGCGATAATAATTTATTAGTTGAAACATAGTTAAAACAATATTGAAAAATATTATTGTATTATTATTCAATAATATTACTTAATTATTCACATATAATACTAAGCATTTCATATTCTCTTTTTACAACACATTTCTTAAATGTGTGAATTATGTAACTTAATTTAAAAGTTTTATAACACTTTCTGTCTAAAAGTTGTTCACCTTTGTTTAAATCTTTAAAAAAGAGGTTATTTGAAATTGTATATCAAATATATGGTGAGTAGTCGTTGTAAAATGGCAGTTAAAGAGGAGTTGAAAAAACTTGGACTTCATTTTATTGTTGTTGAATTAGGTGAAGTTGAAATAATGGAAACACTTACTGTAGAGCAACGTGATCAAGTTAAAATTGCACTTCTTAACTCCGGGCTTGAATTAATGGATGACAAAAGAGCCATGTTGATTGAAAAAATAAAAAATGCAATTATTCAAATGGTTCATCATACCGATGAATTAATTAAAGTAAACTTTTCTGACTATTTAAGTGAAAAATTAAATCACGACTATACATATCTGGCAAATTTATTTTCAGAAGTACAAGGAACCACAATAGAGCAGTTTATCATTTCACATAAAATTGAAAGAATAAAAGAACTTATAATTTATGGTGAGTTAAACATTACCGAAATTGCCTGGAAGATGAATTATAGTAGCGTCGCACATTTATCTAATCAATTTAAAAAAGTTACCGGATTATCACCTTCTCATTTTAAACAATTGAAAGATAAAAGGAGAAGCCCAATTGAAGAAATTGGAAATTAAATTTTAAAAGGCGGAATACAAATATAAAATGGAACGAACAAAAACACACGAATCTCTTTACGCCAGCAGTTTAATTGAAGCTAGTCTGGATCCTTTAATAACAATAAGTATTGAAGGAAAGATTACTGATATGAATCAGGCAAAAGTAAATATCACAGGCATTGAACGTGAAACACTTTTAGGTGCAAATTTTATAGATTATTTTACCGATCCTGATAAAGCACGCGAAGTTTATAAAGCAGTTTTTAAAAAAGGATCAATATCTGATTTCCCATTAACCTTTAAGCATAAAAATGGAAAATTAACAGACGTATTATTTAACGGATCTGTGTACAGAGATACTAATGGAAAAGTAATTGGTGCTGTTGTAGTAGCAAGAGATATTGCAGAACAAAAATGGGCAATAGAACTAGGCAATGCTAACAAAGAACTCGCATTTCAAAACGATGAAAAAGAGAAACGTGCAGCAGAATTAATCATTGCAAATAAAGAACTTGCTTTTCAAAATACCGAAAAAGAAAATCGTGCATCTGAATTAATCTTGGCAAATAAGGAACTTCTATTTCAGAACAACGAGAAAGAAAAACGTGCTGCAGAATTAATTCTAGCAAATAA
The window above is part of the Bacteroidia bacterium genome. Proteins encoded here:
- a CDS encoding helix-turn-helix transcriptional regulator translates to MVSSRCKMAVKEELKKLGLHFIVVELGEVEIMETLTVEQRDQVKIALLNSGLELMDDKRAMLIEKIKNAIIQMVHHTDELIKVNFSDYLSEKLNHDYTYLANLFSEVQGTTIEQFIISHKIERIKELIIYGELNITEIAWKMNYSSVAHLSNQFKKVTGLSPSHFKQLKDKRRSPIEEIGN